A single window of Solanum dulcamara chromosome 5, daSolDulc1.2, whole genome shotgun sequence DNA harbors:
- the LOC129890378 gene encoding histidine decarboxylase-like, which produces MGSLSFEKDFEPSAITPRGLAPPGLIVNGDFSEMMRLKVSSTPTTPRKNLNLSVTEPGKNDGPSLDCTLMNYIDTLTKRINYHIGYPVNICYEHYANLAPLLQFHLNNCGDPFLQNTVDFHSKDFEVAVLNWFADLWEIERDQYWGYVTNGGTEGNLHGILVGRELLPNGILYASKDSHYSVAKAAMMYRMEFENINASINGEMDYSDLKAKLLQNKGKPAIINVTIGSTFKGAIDDLDVILQTLEDCGYTQDQFYIHCDAALNGLIIPFIKNMISFKKPIGSVTISGHKFLGCPMPCGVQITRKSYINNLSRRVEYIASLDATISGSRNGLTPIFLWYSLSAKGKIGFQKDVKRCLDNAKYLKDRLQQAGISVMLNELSIIVVLERPRDHEFVRRWQLSCVRDMAHVIVMPGVTRETLDSFITDLLQQRKKWYQDGRISPPCVADDIGAQNCTCSYHKIDYIIA; this is translated from the exons ATGGGAAGTTTATCATTTGAGaag GATTTTGAGCCATCAGCAATCACTCCAAGAGGATTAGCACCTCCTGGATTAATTGTAAATGGTGATTTTAGTGAAATGATGAGACTTAAGGTGTCATCTACACCTACAACACCAAGAAAAAATTTGAATCTTTCAGTGACTGAGCCAGGCAAAAATGATGGACCAAGTTTGGACTGTACATTGATGAATTATATTGATACACTTACCAAACGTATCAACTATCATATAG gTTATCCAGTGAACATATGTTATGAGCACTATGCTAATTTAGCTCCACTTTTGCAATTCCACTTAAATAATTGTGGTGATCCATTTCTTCAAAATACTGTGGATTTTCATTCAAAAGATTTCGAAGTGGCTGTTTTGAATTGGTTTGCAGACTTGTGGGAAATTGAAAGGGATCAATATTGGGGTTATGTTACAAATGGTGGCACAGAAGGAAATTTACATGGCATTTTGGTTGG GAGAGAATTGCTTCCAAATGGAATTCTATATGCGTCAAAAGATTCTCATTACTCAGTGGCCAAAGCAGCAATGATGTATAGAATggaatttgaaaatattaatgcaTCTATAAATGGAGAGATGGATTATTCAGATTTGAAAGCAAAATTACTTCAAAACAAGGGCAAACCAGCAATAATTAATGTTACAATtg GTTCTACCTTCAAAGGAGCTATTGATGACCTTGATGTTATTCTTCAAACACTTGAAGATTGTGGCTATACACAAGATCAATTTTACATCCATTGTGATGCAGCACTAAATGGACTTATTATCCCTTTTATTAAAaat ATGATCTCTTTCAAAAAGCCAATTGGAAGTGTTACAATTTCTGGTCACAAGTTTTTGGGATGTCCAATGCCCTGTGGAGTTCAAATAACAAGGAAAAGTTACATtaacaacctttcaagaaggGTTGAATATATTGCTTCTTTGGATGCTACAATTTCTGGAAGTAGAAACGGATTGACTCCAATTTTCTTGTGGTATAGTCTAAGTGCAAAAGGTAAAATTGGCTTTCAGAAAGACGTAAAGAGATGTCTTGACAACGCCAAATACTTAAAAGACCGTCTTCAACAAGCAGGAATCAGTGTTATGCTCAATGAGCTTAGCATCATAGTTGTCCTAGAGAGGCCTCGTGACCATGAATTTGTTCGTCGTTGGCAACTTTCTTGTGTGAGAGATATGGCACATGTTATTGTTATGCCAGGCGTCACTAGAGAAACTTTGGATAGTTTCATCACTGATTTGcttcaacaaagaaaaaaatggtaCCAAGATGGAAGAATAAGTCCACCTTGTGTTGCAGATGATATTGGTGCTCAAAATTGTACTTGCTCTTATCACAAAATTGATTACATTATCGCTTAG